One Neisseria sicca genomic region harbors:
- a CDS encoding TonB family protein: MSIRSIIPALLLAFALPATAQTVNPAEYAPASQNPAQPIKPVKLSILVSPEGKAVEVSILESSGYEGLDETAVATAKKDKYKAAGYWVKYKGTIEFKNQ; encoded by the coding sequence ATGTCCATCCGCTCCATCATCCCCGCCCTGCTGCTTGCCTTCGCCCTACCCGCAACCGCGCAAACCGTCAACCCGGCAGAATACGCCCCCGCATCCCAAAATCCCGCACAACCCATCAAACCCGTCAAACTGTCCATCTTGGTTTCCCCCGAAGGCAAAGCCGTAGAAGTCAGCATCCTCGAATCCAGCGGATATGAAGGGCTCGACGAAACAGCCGTGGCAACCGCCAAAAAAGACAAATACAAAGCCGCCGGATACTGGGTGAAATATAAAGGAACCATCGAGTTTAAAAACCAATAG
- a CDS encoding TonB-dependent siderophore receptor — protein MKFYHLSAPLLLILPVCTQAADTYVPADAEPAAVTLSTVTVRGKRQKSLNKGYTASGTYAATGMPLTLREVPQSVSVVTDKQMKDQGKRSVYDALSWVNGISGNPASSRYAVTNMYARGEKVNDYQIDGMTTEIDGNQLLNSGAYERVEVVRGTSALQGGVGDPSATVNLVRKRPTKERQAEISVGIGRWRRWNAEADVSGLLNPSGSLRGRAVVNAEGGRHWTEGSRDRSDMVYGIAEYDFSPQTTAYAGINHQRAREKEFYGGDLPVYDSAGYPTRFGIRDNNKIKGSSYSERSTELFTGLEHRFENNWKAKLEYRYNREKTLNPGMGDAPYNYLRHDDNSAGANFYKMADNIVSHAFSFKLNGQYDLWGRKHEAVFGIGGYRTRDKRAWANQESNYSIDDIYDFIRRRDYPAIASVNDWKWEGDTIATRQISGYAATRLHATDKLSLLLGANYARYHYQAIPVGGSPNTEAKEGRFAPYAGITYDLTDNLSAYASYSRLFMPHENGETDINRRPIDPITGRTVEAGLKGEWLEGRLNASLSVFQSKRRNVAVEAGKLDNDDTYYRAANTKAHGWEAEISGSPAEGWDISAGVQSHLTREENGNRPNSQYDPRHSFKLFTTYRLPKTRWTLGGGVRWQSKTFVDKYSDLSNIEFDDDEAKERARVLSRQKSFAVVDLNAQYQVSKNAELTLNFDNVFDKRYRMDTAYHDYGQPRSLSGTLRYKF, from the coding sequence ATGAAGTTTTACCATTTGAGCGCGCCGCTGTTACTTATCCTGCCTGTCTGCACGCAGGCGGCGGACACATACGTTCCCGCCGATGCCGAACCGGCAGCAGTTACCCTTTCCACTGTTACCGTGCGCGGCAAGAGGCAGAAGTCGTTGAACAAGGGCTATACCGCTTCGGGCACTTACGCCGCGACGGGGATGCCGCTGACGCTGCGCGAGGTGCCGCAGAGCGTGAGCGTGGTAACCGACAAACAGATGAAGGACCAAGGCAAGCGCAGCGTTTACGACGCGCTCTCATGGGTCAACGGTATCAGCGGCAATCCGGCAAGTTCGCGCTATGCGGTAACCAACATGTATGCGCGCGGCGAGAAGGTCAACGATTACCAGATAGACGGCATGACCACCGAAATCGACGGCAACCAACTGCTGAACTCGGGCGCGTACGAGCGGGTGGAAGTCGTGCGCGGCACTTCCGCCTTGCAGGGCGGCGTGGGCGACCCGAGCGCGACGGTGAACCTGGTACGCAAGCGTCCGACCAAAGAGCGGCAGGCTGAAATTTCCGTCGGTATCGGCAGATGGCGGCGTTGGAATGCCGAGGCCGACGTTTCCGGACTGCTCAACCCAAGCGGCAGCCTGCGCGGTCGCGCCGTGGTCAACGCCGAGGGCGGGCGGCATTGGACCGAGGGTTCGCGCGACCGCTCCGACATGGTTTACGGCATTGCCGAATACGATTTCTCGCCGCAAACCACCGCCTACGCCGGCATCAACCACCAGCGCGCACGAGAAAAAGAATTTTACGGCGGGGACCTGCCCGTTTACGACAGCGCAGGTTACCCCACCCGCTTCGGCATCCGTGACAACAACAAAATCAAAGGCAGCAGCTATAGCGAACGCTCGACGGAACTCTTTACCGGACTGGAACACCGCTTTGAAAACAACTGGAAAGCCAAGCTGGAATACCGCTACAACCGTGAGAAAACCCTCAATCCCGGCATGGGTGACGCCCCATACAACTATCTCAGGCACGATGACAACTCAGCCGGAGCCAATTTTTATAAAATGGCCGACAATATCGTCAGCCATGCCTTCAGCTTCAAGCTCAACGGGCAATACGATTTATGGGGGCGCAAACACGAAGCCGTATTCGGCATCGGAGGCTACCGCACGCGGGACAAACGCGCCTGGGCAAACCAAGAAAGCAACTATTCCATAGACGACATCTACGATTTCATACGCCGCCGCGACTATCCCGCCATCGCTTCCGTCAACGACTGGAAATGGGAGGGAGACACCATCGCAACACGCCAAATCAGCGGCTATGCCGCCACCCGCCTGCACGCCACCGACAAACTCTCGCTGCTTTTGGGCGCCAACTACGCCCGCTACCATTACCAAGCCATACCGGTTGGCGGCAGCCCGAATACGGAAGCCAAAGAAGGCCGCTTCGCCCCCTACGCCGGCATCACCTACGACCTCACCGACAACCTCTCCGCCTACGCCTCCTACAGCCGCCTGTTTATGCCGCACGAAAACGGCGAAACAGACATCAACCGCCGCCCCATCGATCCGATTACCGGCCGCACCGTCGAGGCTGGACTGAAAGGCGAATGGCTCGAAGGCCGTCTGAACGCCTCGCTGTCGGTGTTCCAATCCAAACGGCGCAACGTCGCCGTCGAAGCGGGCAAACTTGACAACGACGACACCTACTACCGCGCAGCGAATACCAAAGCCCACGGCTGGGAAGCCGAAATCAGCGGCTCGCCCGCCGAAGGCTGGGACATCAGCGCGGGCGTGCAGTCGCACCTGACCCGCGAAGAAAACGGCAACCGGCCCAACAGCCAATACGACCCGCGCCACAGCTTCAAACTCTTCACCACCTACCGCCTGCCCAAAACCCGTTGGACCCTCGGCGGCGGCGTGCGCTGGCAGAGCAAGACCTTTGTGGACAAATACAGTGACCTCAGCAATATCGAGTTTGACGACGATGAAGCCAAAGAACGCGCCCGCGTCCTCTCCCGCCAAAAATCCTTCGCCGTGGTCGACCTGAACGCGCAGTACCAAGTTTCGAAAAACGCCGAACTGACGCTGAATTTCGACAACGTATTCGACAAACGCTACCGCATGGATACGGCGTACCACGACTACGGCCAGCCGAGGAGTTTGTCGGGGACGCTTAGGTATAAGTTTTGA
- the cutA gene encoding divalent-cation tolerance protein CutA — MSAFKPVIVTTTAPTREEAEKIGSLLLEKQLAACVQYEAITSQYLWNGEICSDDEIRITIKTSRHCYREIQKTIIANHSYECPQILMQNVSRGYTPYLRWLKQSLG; from the coding sequence ATGTCCGCGTTCAAACCCGTCATCGTTACCACCACCGCCCCGACCCGCGAAGAAGCCGAAAAAATCGGCAGCCTGCTTTTGGAAAAGCAACTCGCCGCCTGCGTGCAATACGAAGCCATCACCAGCCAATACCTTTGGAACGGCGAAATCTGCAGCGACGACGAAATCCGCATCACCATCAAAACCTCGCGCCACTGCTACCGCGAAATCCAAAAAACCATCATCGCCAACCACAGCTACGAATGCCCGCAAATCCTGATGCAAAACGTCTCGCGCGGATACACCCCCTATTTGCGCTGGCTGAAGCAGAGTTTAGGTTGA
- the fghA gene encoding S-formylglutathione hydrolase produces the protein MSAHELHLLSRAKMFNGHQEQYRCFSETCQTDMTFGIYLPPQVLKGYPAPVLYFLSGLHGDGSELIRQTGIQRFAAQWNIIVVFPDTSPRVSHISDSTDEFIGQGAGFYVDAAEQPWAAHYQMYSHISRELPDWVERHFPATQERSIAGFSMGGHGALSIALKNPGRYAAVSAFAPLCHPTASRGGKQAFAAYLGAESEAWQAYDSTSLVQTTSRKLPILIDQGGADPLFPDELQPEAFVNAARANGFNVQYKVRPDYGHDYFFIASFIDSHIEFHAEALGL, from the coding sequence ATGTCCGCACACGAATTACACCTGCTTTCCCGCGCCAAAATGTTCAACGGTCATCAAGAGCAATACCGCTGCTTTTCCGAAACCTGTCAAACCGATATGACTTTCGGCATCTACCTGCCGCCGCAGGTATTGAAAGGCTATCCCGCGCCGGTCTTGTATTTCTTGTCGGGATTGCACGGCGACGGCTCGGAACTGATACGCCAAACCGGCATCCAGCGTTTTGCCGCGCAATGGAACATCATCGTCGTTTTTCCCGACACTTCGCCGCGCGTCAGCCATATCAGCGACAGCACGGACGAGTTTATCGGGCAAGGCGCGGGATTTTACGTCGATGCGGCCGAACAGCCGTGGGCGGCGCATTATCAGATGTACAGCCATATCAGCCGCGAACTGCCCGACTGGGTGGAACGGCATTTCCCCGCCACCCAAGAACGCAGCATCGCAGGTTTCAGCATGGGCGGACACGGCGCGCTTTCCATCGCCCTGAAAAATCCGGGACGCTATGCCGCCGTTTCTGCGTTCGCCCCCTTGTGCCATCCGACCGCCAGCCGGGGCGGAAAGCAGGCGTTTGCCGCCTATCTGGGAGCGGAATCGGAGGCTTGGCAGGCTTACGACAGCACATCGCTTGTTCAGACGACCTCACGCAAGCTGCCGATACTCATCGATCAAGGCGGCGCCGACCCGCTGTTCCCCGACGAACTGCAACCCGAAGCCTTCGTCAATGCCGCCCGCGCCAACGGCTTCAACGTGCAATACAAAGTCCGCCCCGACTACGGACACGATTATTTCTTCATCGCCAGCTTTATCGACTCGCATATCGAGTTTCATGCTGAGGCATTGGGTTTGTAA
- the hda gene encoding DnaA regulatory inactivator Hda: MNQLIFDFAERGYPGFDKFLGTENAELVYVLQHKHDPFIYVWGEEGAGKSHLLRAWVAQALDAGKKAVYIDAAATPLTEAAFEAEYLAIDQIEKLGNEEQALLFAVFNRFRNSGKGFLLLSSEHTPQQLVIREDLRTRMAYCLVYEVKPLTDREKIDALVSMAAARQVTIDPEIFEYLLNHWRRDMDSLMQMLDTLDNYAVTMGKRITLPLLRQLLKQQETQ; the protein is encoded by the coding sequence GTGAACCAGCTTATTTTCGACTTCGCCGAACGCGGCTATCCCGGTTTCGACAAATTCCTCGGAACGGAAAATGCCGAACTGGTCTATGTGTTACAGCATAAACACGACCCGTTTATCTACGTCTGGGGCGAAGAAGGCGCGGGCAAAAGCCACCTGCTGCGCGCATGGGTCGCCCAAGCGCTCGACGCAGGGAAAAAAGCCGTCTATATCGACGCTGCCGCCACGCCCCTGACCGAAGCCGCCTTTGAAGCCGAATACCTCGCCATCGACCAAATCGAAAAACTGGGCAACGAAGAACAAGCCCTCCTGTTTGCCGTATTCAACCGCTTCCGCAACAGCGGCAAAGGCTTTCTGCTGTTAAGCTCCGAACACACCCCCCAACAGCTCGTCATCCGCGAAGACTTGCGCACCCGCATGGCGTACTGCCTCGTTTACGAAGTCAAACCCCTGACCGACCGAGAAAAAATCGACGCGCTCGTCAGTATGGCGGCGGCGCGCCAAGTGACCATAGACCCCGAAATCTTCGAATACCTGCTCAACCACTGGCGGCGCGACATGGACAGTCTGATGCAGATGCTCGACACGCTGGACAACTACGCCGTCACCATGGGCAAACGCATCACCCTGCCGCTTCTGCGCCAGCTTCTGAAACAACAGGAAACCCAATGA
- a CDS encoding DedA family protein, with the protein MISTLIDFILHIDQHLVEISAQYGVWIYAVLFLIIFCETGLVVTPFLPGDSLLFAAGGIAAVGSMNIHVMIALLLAAAILGDAANFMIGKFFGRKLFANPDSKIFRQSYLEKTHAFYEKHGGKTIIIARFVPIVRTFAPFVAGMGSMHYGTFIRYNIIGAVLWVLSFSYAGYFFANIPVVKNNLALVMVAIIVISILPGVVEVIRARRAAKK; encoded by the coding sequence GTGATTTCGACCCTTATTGATTTTATCCTCCACATCGACCAGCATTTGGTCGAGATTTCCGCGCAATACGGCGTATGGATTTACGCGGTGTTGTTTTTGATTATTTTCTGCGAAACCGGCTTGGTGGTTACGCCGTTTCTACCGGGTGATTCGCTGCTGTTTGCCGCGGGCGGGATTGCCGCGGTCGGCAGCATGAATATTCATGTTATGATTGCGCTGCTTTTGGCCGCCGCGATTTTGGGCGATGCCGCCAACTTCATGATCGGCAAGTTTTTCGGGCGCAAACTCTTTGCCAACCCCGATTCCAAAATCTTCCGCCAGTCCTATTTGGAGAAAACCCACGCGTTCTATGAAAAACACGGCGGTAAAACCATCATCATCGCCCGCTTCGTCCCGATTGTGCGGACGTTCGCCCCGTTTGTCGCAGGCATGGGCAGTATGCACTACGGCACCTTCATCCGCTACAACATCATCGGCGCGGTATTGTGGGTCTTGTCGTTTTCCTATGCCGGCTATTTCTTCGCCAATATTCCGGTTGTCAAAAACAATCTGGCGTTGGTGATGGTTGCGATTATCGTGATTTCCATCCTGCCGGGCGTGGTCGAAGTCATCCGCGCGAGAAGGGCGGCGAAGAAATAA
- a CDS encoding YidB family protein, whose amino-acid sequence MALMDSLLNAAAQALGGKDENGQSSLTDMAMNLVQQQGGVGNLINQLQQGGLGDVLNSWVSNQQSNLPVSGSDLQNALGSDAISQVAQKFGLDSQQAGDMLAQILPNLVDKATPNGSAQDADGFGLDDIASAILKNFTK is encoded by the coding sequence ATGGCATTAATGGACAGTTTGTTGAACGCGGCGGCGCAAGCCTTGGGCGGCAAAGATGAAAACGGACAAAGCTCGCTGACCGACATGGCGATGAATTTGGTACAACAACAAGGCGGCGTGGGTAATCTGATTAATCAGTTGCAACAAGGCGGGTTGGGCGATGTATTAAATAGCTGGGTTTCCAACCAACAAAGCAACCTGCCCGTATCCGGCAGCGATTTGCAAAACGCTTTGGGCAGCGATGCCATCAGCCAAGTGGCGCAAAAATTCGGTCTCGACAGCCAGCAAGCCGGCGATATGCTGGCGCAGATTCTGCCCAATCTGGTGGACAAAGCCACGCCGAACGGTTCGGCGCAAGATGCGGACGGATTCGGTTTGGACGATATTGCTTCGGCGATATTGAAGAACTTCACCAAATAA
- a CDS encoding DUF4198 domain-containing protein: MKKLWILGALGLSMAAQAHDLWVSAPVRLDSGSTLKADLGYSHDFPNVEKIADDRVHIFKPLQLTDKSGKTVDLTNKGENYQYVSKFRLKDGSYWVGAVYKPTFWSQNSEGWKQKTLKDLPGATYCEQAQMFGKAFLQVGSAGVDESVLTRPVGHELELVPLKNPNEVKVGGLLPVKVLYKGKPLAKATVTASSDTLAEMDLAATHDHREPQGFSGKTDKDGVVNVIPLIEGLWKIKAVHQADYADKSVCQEDKSYATLIMPVGTKRAAERHEHHHQH; this comes from the coding sequence ATGAAAAAATTATGGATACTTGGCGCATTGGGATTGAGCATGGCGGCGCAGGCGCATGATTTGTGGGTGTCGGCTCCGGTGCGTTTGGATTCGGGCAGTACGTTGAAAGCGGATTTGGGTTACAGCCATGATTTCCCGAATGTCGAAAAAATCGCCGACGACCGCGTGCACATTTTCAAACCGCTGCAATTGACGGACAAATCCGGAAAAACGGTCGATTTGACGAATAAAGGCGAAAATTACCAATATGTTTCCAAATTCCGCCTGAAAGACGGCTCTTATTGGGTCGGCGCGGTGTACAAACCGACGTTCTGGTCGCAAAACAGCGAAGGCTGGAAACAGAAAACCTTGAAAGACCTGCCCGGCGCGACTTATTGCGAACAGGCCCAGATGTTCGGCAAAGCGTTTTTGCAAGTGGGCAGCGCAGGCGTGGATGAAAGCGTGTTGACCCGTCCGGTCGGTCATGAATTGGAGCTGGTGCCGCTGAAAAATCCGAATGAGGTCAAGGTAGGCGGTCTGTTGCCGGTTAAAGTGCTTTATAAAGGCAAACCGTTGGCAAAAGCGACGGTAACGGCAAGCTCGGATACGCTGGCGGAAATGGACTTGGCGGCGACACACGACCACCGCGAGCCGCAAGGTTTCTCAGGGAAAACGGATAAAGACGGCGTCGTCAATGTGATTCCTTTGATTGAAGGTTTGTGGAAAATCAAAGCCGTCCATCAGGCGGATTATGCCGATAAAAGCGTTTGCCAAGAGGACAAGTCGTATGCAACGCTGATTATGCCCGTCGGAACGAAACGCGCGGCTGAACGGCATGAACACCATCATCAACACTAA
- a CDS encoding histidinol-phosphatase: MKNLAIFDLDNTLINTDSDHSWPQYLIKKGLVDAAETEAQNEKFYRDYQNGCLDIDAFLKFHLAPLARYSKEELAEFHREFMAEFITPHISPMQRMLVQSHQMAGDETLVISSTNEFIITPICHLFGITNIIGTQLETGADGRYTGNYIGTPSLKEGKITRLNQWLAERGETLESYGKTYFYSDSKNDLPLLRLVNEPVAVNPDAELEQEAKAKGWPILNFK; this comes from the coding sequence ATGAAAAACCTCGCCATCTTCGACCTTGACAACACCCTCATCAACACCGATTCTGACCATTCATGGCCGCAATACCTCATCAAAAAAGGGCTGGTTGACGCTGCCGAAACCGAAGCGCAAAACGAAAAATTCTACCGCGACTACCAAAACGGCTGCCTCGACATCGACGCCTTCCTCAAATTCCACCTCGCCCCGCTCGCCCGTTACAGCAAAGAAGAGCTGGCGGAATTTCACCGCGAATTTATGGCGGAGTTCATCACGCCCCACATCTCACCCATGCAGCGTATGCTGGTGCAGAGCCACCAAATGGCCGGCGACGAAACCCTCGTGATTTCCTCGACCAACGAGTTCATCATCACCCCCATCTGCCACCTTTTCGGCATTACCAACATCATCGGCACCCAACTCGAAACCGGTGCCGACGGCCGCTACACCGGCAACTACATCGGCACGCCCAGCCTCAAAGAAGGCAAAATCACCCGCCTGAACCAATGGCTTGCCGAACGCGGCGAAACGCTCGAAAGCTATGGCAAAACCTATTTTTACAGCGACTCCAAAAACGACCTGCCGCTGCTGCGCCTCGTCAACGAACCCGTTGCCGTCAACCCCGATGCCGAGCTGGAACAGGAAGCCAAAGCAAAAGGTTGGCCGATATTGAATTTCAAATAA
- the panD gene encoding aspartate 1-decarboxylase: MFRTMLGGKIHRATVTEADLNYVGSITIDQDLLDAAGILVNEKVAIVNNNNGERFETYTIPGERGSGVVCLNGAAARLVQKGDIVIIMSYVMLSEPEIAAHEPKVVLVDEHNKIRDILSYEPPHTVL; this comes from the coding sequence ATGTTCCGCACCATGCTCGGCGGCAAGATACACCGCGCCACCGTTACCGAAGCCGACCTCAACTACGTCGGCAGCATCACCATAGACCAAGACCTGCTCGACGCCGCAGGCATCCTCGTCAATGAAAAAGTCGCCATCGTCAACAACAACAACGGCGAACGCTTCGAAACCTACACCATCCCCGGCGAACGCGGCAGCGGCGTCGTCTGCCTCAACGGTGCCGCCGCACGGCTCGTCCAAAAAGGCGACATCGTCATCATCATGTCCTACGTCATGCTGTCCGAACCCGAAATCGCCGCGCACGAACCCAAAGTCGTCCTCGTGGACGAACACAACAAAATCCGCGACATCCTCTCCTACGAGCCGCCGCACACCGTCCTATAA
- the kdsA gene encoding 3-deoxy-8-phosphooctulonate synthase, which produces MNIRINNLNVGNDLPFTLFGGINVLEDLDSTLKACEQYVKVTDKLGIPYVFKASFDKANRSSIHSFRGVGLDEGMKIFQAVKREFDVPVITDVHEPYQCAPVAEVCDVIQLPAFLARQTDLVVAMAKTGNVINIKKPQFLSPSQMKNIVEKFQEAGNGQIILCERGANFGYDNLVVDMLGFGVMKQTCGGLPVIFDVTHSLQTRESGAAASGGRRAQVLDLALAGMATRLAGLFLESHPNPDQAKCDGPSALPLAQLEDFLTRVKAVDETVKSFAPMDIR; this is translated from the coding sequence ATGAACATCCGCATCAACAACCTCAACGTCGGCAACGACCTCCCCTTTACCCTGTTCGGCGGAATCAACGTCTTGGAAGACCTAGACTCCACCCTCAAAGCCTGCGAACAATACGTCAAAGTGACCGACAAACTCGGCATCCCCTACGTCTTCAAAGCCTCCTTCGACAAAGCCAACCGCTCCTCCATCCACTCCTTCCGCGGCGTCGGCTTGGACGAAGGCATGAAAATCTTCCAAGCCGTCAAACGCGAGTTTGACGTACCCGTCATCACCGACGTCCACGAACCCTACCAATGCGCCCCCGTCGCCGAAGTCTGCGATGTCATCCAACTGCCCGCCTTCCTCGCCCGCCAAACCGACCTCGTCGTCGCCATGGCAAAAACCGGCAACGTCATCAACATCAAAAAACCCCAGTTCCTCAGCCCCTCGCAGATGAAAAACATCGTCGAAAAATTCCAAGAAGCAGGCAACGGACAAATCATCCTGTGCGAACGCGGTGCCAACTTCGGCTACGACAACCTCGTCGTCGATATGCTCGGCTTCGGCGTCATGAAGCAAACCTGCGGCGGCCTGCCCGTCATCTTCGACGTCACCCACTCCCTGCAAACCCGCGAATCCGGTGCAGCCGCATCCGGCGGACGGCGCGCGCAAGTGCTGGACTTGGCGCTCGCCGGCATGGCAACCCGCCTCGCAGGCCTCTTCCTCGAATCCCACCCCAACCCCGACCAAGCCAAATGCGACGGCCCCAGCGCCCTGCCGCTCGCCCAGTTGGAAGACTTCCTGACCCGCGTCAAAGCCGTGGACGAAACCGTCAAATCCTTCGCGCCTATGGACATCCGTTAA
- a CDS encoding PepSY-associated TM helix domain-containing protein has product MAKEAGLRKVMAEIHTWTGLVCSWVLFVIFLAGSIAFFRAELDVWMQPELPFSDGLPDERVSLATALDYLRRHAPNAAEWSVSLPTERSPYLDLGWTERGAEEASYTTISPYPNAPQSKPRETAGAGYLVSIHSNLAAAEYGGYWLTAAAAVVALAEVISGVIVHKKILAEFFTFRAGKKLRSWLDAHNLLGVLPLPFHVMIVYSGLLLTSHTVMTYSQTAAELSGEEFEASAAYVPRPSENAGERREMADWYPTVQRLRPNGTDKEINLTITDPDRKEAVLSADYFDKRSVDSNPDLSVAVRLRDGAQVYRKDAYGGFEQAYSSLYSLHTAGFADYPTLWLYFFSGMAGCGMIATGAVMWPMKRRNRKQPPLRGIAWAERINIAVFAGFPLACAAFFCTNRLLPADWDGREIWEAQSLFAVWAAAVVAAFFPCPAHIKWRGLFYAAAALCALIPLLDIYVGRPLWLSIQSGDTLYWTVELCFLTFAAIFFLIARRIAKAQ; this is encoded by the coding sequence ATGGCTAAGGAGGCGGGGCTGCGCAAGGTAATGGCAGAAATCCACACATGGACGGGACTGGTCTGTTCGTGGGTTTTGTTCGTAATATTCCTTGCGGGAAGTATTGCGTTTTTCCGTGCCGAACTGGATGTATGGATGCAGCCGGAGCTGCCGTTTTCAGACGGCCTGCCGGACGAACGGGTTTCGCTGGCGACCGCCCTGGACTATCTGCGCCGCCATGCGCCGAATGCGGCAGAATGGTCGGTTTCTCTGCCGACCGAACGTTCGCCGTACTTGGATTTGGGCTGGACGGAGCGCGGGGCCGAAGAGGCGTCCTATACCACCATCAGCCCTTATCCTAACGCGCCGCAGTCCAAACCGCGCGAAACGGCGGGGGCGGGTTATCTGGTTTCCATCCACAGCAACCTCGCGGCGGCGGAATACGGCGGTTACTGGCTGACGGCTGCGGCCGCGGTGGTCGCGCTGGCGGAGGTAATCAGCGGCGTGATTGTGCATAAAAAGATTCTGGCGGAGTTTTTCACTTTCCGCGCAGGCAAAAAGCTCAGAAGCTGGCTGGACGCGCACAACCTGCTGGGCGTACTGCCGCTGCCGTTTCATGTGATGATTGTTTACAGCGGCCTCTTGCTGACTTCGCATACGGTGATGACCTACAGCCAAACGGCGGCGGAGTTGTCGGGTGAAGAATTCGAGGCGAGCGCCGCCTATGTGCCGAGGCCGTCTGAAAACGCGGGAGAGCGGAGGGAGATGGCGGATTGGTATCCGACGGTGCAGAGGCTGCGCCCGAACGGGACGGACAAGGAAATCAACTTGACCATCACCGACCCCGACCGCAAAGAAGCGGTGTTGTCGGCAGATTATTTCGACAAAAGAAGCGTCGACTCGAACCCTGATTTGTCGGTGGCGGTACGTTTGCGCGACGGGGCGCAGGTGTACCGCAAAGATGCCTACGGCGGCTTCGAACAGGCCTACTCTTCGCTCTACAGCCTGCATACGGCGGGCTTTGCCGACTATCCGACGCTCTGGCTTTATTTCTTCAGCGGCATGGCGGGCTGCGGTATGATTGCGACGGGTGCGGTAATGTGGCCGATGAAGCGGCGCAACCGCAAACAGCCGCCCCTGCGCGGGATTGCGTGGGCGGAACGCATCAACATCGCCGTGTTCGCCGGTTTCCCGCTTGCCTGCGCCGCCTTTTTCTGCACCAACCGCCTGCTGCCCGCAGACTGGGACGGGCGCGAAATTTGGGAAGCGCAAAGCCTCTTTGCCGTCTGGGCCGCCGCTGTGGTTGCCGCCTTCTTCCCCTGCCCCGCGCATATCAAATGGCGCGGCCTGTTTTACGCCGCCGCCGCACTGTGCGCCCTGATCCCGCTCTTGGACATTTATGTCGGACGGCCTCTCTGGCTGTCGATTCAGTCGGGGGACACGCTCTATTGGACGGT